A genomic region of Salinibacter pepae contains the following coding sequences:
- a CDS encoding mechanosensitive ion channel family protein produces MNDLLSQSQDYLNAETIQMLGSYVLSIVAFVLILVVGRYVATKVRDVIRGGLDKPKVDTTLTKFAGNFAYYAIFLLAIFAGLETVGVETASFVAVLAAASFAVGLALQGTLANFAAGIMLLIFRPFKVDDYVEIADETGFVRDISLFFTRLTTRDNRLIIVPNGDIFGSTIRNIFAHDVVRVDCDVGTDYPADIDATREVLLEAARNVDDRVTEKGEQAALTALGGSSINWQVRVWATPDDYFRLKQELTRQVKYKLDEAEIGIPYPQMDVHLDELDGSDEAA; encoded by the coding sequence ATGAACGATCTCCTTTCTCAGTCTCAGGACTATTTGAACGCCGAGACGATTCAGATGCTCGGCTCCTACGTGCTGAGCATTGTGGCCTTTGTCCTCATTCTCGTCGTGGGACGGTACGTAGCGACCAAGGTTCGCGATGTAATTCGGGGCGGTCTCGACAAGCCGAAGGTCGATACGACCCTGACGAAGTTTGCCGGCAACTTCGCGTACTACGCCATCTTCCTGCTAGCGATCTTCGCCGGTCTGGAAACGGTCGGCGTCGAAACGGCCAGCTTCGTCGCCGTTCTGGCCGCCGCCAGCTTCGCGGTGGGCCTCGCCCTGCAGGGCACCCTCGCCAACTTTGCTGCCGGCATCATGCTGCTGATCTTCCGGCCCTTTAAGGTGGACGACTACGTCGAGATTGCCGATGAAACCGGCTTTGTACGCGACATCTCCCTCTTCTTTACGCGACTGACCACCCGGGACAACCGGCTTATCATTGTGCCCAACGGCGACATCTTTGGCTCCACCATCCGCAATATTTTTGCCCACGATGTCGTCCGGGTGGACTGCGACGTGGGCACCGACTACCCGGCGGACATCGACGCCACCCGGGAGGTCCTACTCGAGGCCGCCCGGAACGTTGACGACCGGGTCACAGAGAAGGGCGAACAGGCCGCGCTCACAGCCCTGGGGGGCTCGTCTATCAACTGGCAGGTGCGCGTGTGGGCCACGCCCGACGACTACTTTCGCCTGAAGCAGGAGCTGACCCGGCAGGTCAAGTACAAGCTCGACGAGGCCGAGATCGGCATCCCCTACCCGCAGATGGACGTGCACCTCGACGAGCTCGACGGCAGCGACGAGGCGGCGTAG